Proteins found in one Limnobaculum xujianqingii genomic segment:
- a CDS encoding NADAR family protein, translated as MQQGNYSLQALQSAVKSGTQFKYLYFWGHQPSANGVITASCFSQWWLSPFVVDGVTYATAEHWMMASKAQLFGDEQIIPQILSARTPAQAKSLGRQVKGFDQQLWQSRCFELVCEGNQHKFSQHPNLKEFLFNTKQRVLVEASPVDKIWGIGLAQDDPRAANPLLWDGQNLLGFALMEVRERLAAGG; from the coding sequence ATGCAACAGGGAAATTATTCACTTCAGGCATTACAGAGTGCAGTGAAGTCAGGCACTCAGTTTAAGTATCTCTATTTTTGGGGGCATCAACCCTCAGCCAATGGCGTTATTACGGCTTCCTGCTTTAGCCAGTGGTGGCTCTCCCCTTTTGTGGTTGACGGAGTCACTTATGCAACTGCAGAACATTGGATGATGGCGAGTAAAGCTCAGTTATTTGGTGATGAACAGATTATTCCACAGATTTTAAGCGCCAGAACGCCCGCACAGGCTAAAAGTCTGGGCAGACAGGTAAAGGGCTTCGATCAACAGCTATGGCAATCACGCTGCTTTGAGCTGGTTTGTGAAGGCAATCAGCATAAGTTCAGCCAGCACCCAAATCTGAAGGAATTTCTGTTCAATACCAAACAGCGAGTTCTGGTTGAAGCCAGCCCGGTGGACAAGATCTGGGGTATTGGTCTGGCACAGGATGACCCTCGAGCAGCAAACCCTTTATTATGGGATGGACAGAATTTGTTGGGATTTGCGTTGATGGAGGTTCGGGAGCGTTTAGCTGCTGGTGGCTAA
- a CDS encoding DUF4875 domain-containing protein — protein sequence MALFSKLQLTAALYLISSSILVFANIAAASAPAYEIIQDTNTSIGNQRIRASMTIIAPAAQDKISRAEVLKQAVNDKTEKDKTTVVSVSLIPAKSLLGAGALLAQADYYADGCGPAGSPCDGIKWDVKASDIKLTDKAIQVWAQSIKSANELAEKGIFEDEKITADVAKKLKIKPSEVDVPYIELEPVK from the coding sequence ATGGCTCTATTCTCTAAGCTACAACTCACAGCAGCCCTATACTTAATAAGTTCATCAATATTGGTTTTTGCCAATATCGCAGCAGCCTCAGCACCTGCTTATGAAATTATCCAAGATACAAACACATCAATAGGAAATCAGCGCATCAGGGCAAGCATGACCATCATTGCGCCAGCCGCACAGGATAAAATCAGCCGCGCGGAAGTGTTAAAGCAGGCAGTTAATGATAAGACAGAAAAAGACAAAACCACCGTAGTTAGCGTTTCATTAATCCCGGCTAAATCACTACTAGGCGCTGGCGCTCTATTGGCTCAGGCAGACTATTACGCTGATGGCTGCGGGCCTGCAGGTTCACCATGTGATGGTATTAAGTGGGATGTGAAAGCGTCTGATATTAAGCTGACTGATAAAGCGATTCAGGTATGGGCACAGTCAATAAAAAGCGCTAATGAACTAGCCGAAAAAGGGATTTTTGAGGATGAAAAAATAACGGCAGACGTAGCAAAAAAACTCAAAAT
- the mug gene encoding G/U mismatch-specific DNA glycosylase, with protein MLKDILQPGLQVVFCGINPGLKASASGFHFANRTNRFWRVLYQAGFTKTLLTPEEDRKILVSHCGLTALVARPTVQAAELSSQELKQGATLLIEKLERYQPRAVAILGKQAYHQAFGIRNAPWGRQDMTIGQTQVWILPNPSGLNRATLEQLTESYRELAIALEIV; from the coding sequence ATGCTTAAAGATATTTTACAGCCCGGTCTACAGGTGGTTTTTTGCGGCATCAATCCGGGGCTAAAAGCCTCAGCCAGCGGCTTTCATTTTGCTAATCGAACTAATCGATTCTGGCGAGTGTTATATCAGGCGGGTTTTACCAAAACGTTGTTAACGCCGGAAGAGGATCGCAAGATTTTAGTAAGCCACTGCGGATTAACTGCTCTGGTAGCGCGGCCAACAGTACAGGCAGCGGAGCTTTCCAGTCAGGAGTTGAAACAAGGGGCGACGTTACTGATTGAGAAGCTCGAACGCTATCAGCCTCGTGCCGTAGCGATATTGGGTAAACAGGCCTACCATCAGGCATTCGGTATACGCAATGCCCCATGGGGTAGGCAAGATATGACCATAGGTCAAACGCAAGTCTGGATATTACCTAATCCCAGTGGTTTGAACCGCGCAACGCTGGAACAATTAACCGAAAGCTATCGTGAGCTGGCGATAGCATTAGAGATTGTGTAG